Proteins co-encoded in one Actinomadura luteofluorescens genomic window:
- a CDS encoding CBASS oligonucleotide cyclase, with product MAGERYVDHEVLKAFAQRKVNVPKEEAKERRRQVNYLRERLEDYIAGHPDFDLVKLRASGSTAKHTAIRRRSGTGSDADVAAYLRTTDTGIEVSTMLSWLRDRCIEVYGATKEADDFKPSDHAVGITMRGSGLKIDVVPVLHTGEPDDRGYLVTSDGIKVLTSVTLHLQFIQTRKDKAGGGYREVIRLLKAWIRESKEADPELRCKSFLLELLVAHLWDVGWNGKPLQVDDYPAAIEQVLSYIVRTGLRTPIIFTDYYKAEAVNATAHPIQVWDPVNPENNITCGYIEQDRQRLVNHAKTALETISMAAYAATKSEALEAWRELFGPTFPGE from the coding sequence ATGGCGGGAGAGCGCTACGTTGACCACGAGGTCCTCAAAGCTTTCGCGCAGCGCAAGGTGAACGTGCCGAAGGAGGAGGCAAAGGAGCGCCGCCGTCAGGTGAACTACCTGCGGGAGCGGCTGGAGGACTACATCGCGGGCCACCCGGACTTTGACCTGGTGAAGCTCCGCGCGTCCGGCAGCACAGCCAAGCACACGGCGATCCGGCGCAGGAGTGGCACGGGGTCGGACGCGGACGTTGCCGCCTACCTGCGGACAACGGATACCGGCATCGAGGTCTCGACGATGCTGAGCTGGCTGCGAGACCGCTGCATCGAGGTCTATGGGGCCACGAAGGAGGCGGACGACTTCAAGCCGTCGGACCACGCCGTTGGGATCACCATGCGCGGCAGTGGTTTGAAGATCGACGTCGTGCCAGTGCTGCACACCGGCGAGCCGGATGACAGGGGCTACCTGGTCACCTCCGACGGCATCAAGGTGCTCACCTCGGTCACGCTGCACCTCCAATTCATCCAGACGCGCAAGGACAAGGCCGGCGGCGGTTACCGGGAGGTTATCCGGCTGCTGAAGGCGTGGATCCGCGAGAGTAAGGAGGCCGACCCGGAGCTGCGTTGCAAGTCGTTCCTGCTCGAACTCCTGGTGGCCCACCTCTGGGACGTCGGCTGGAACGGCAAGCCGCTCCAAGTCGACGACTACCCGGCAGCGATCGAGCAGGTTCTCTCCTACATCGTCCGCACCGGCCTGAGGACGCCGATCATCTTCACCGACTACTACAAGGCCGAGGCGGTGAACGCGACGGCGCACCCGATCCAGGTCTGGGACCCGGTCAACCCGGAGAACAACATCACGTGCGGCTACATCGAGCAGGACCGGCAGCGGCTGGTGAACCACGCCAAGACCGCCCTCGAGACAATCTCGATGGCCGCCTACGCGGCCACCAAGAGTGAGGCGCTCGAGGCTTGGCGCGAGCTGTTCGGCCCTACCTTCCCGGGAGAGTGA
- a CDS encoding HORMA-1 domain-containing protein, producing MTGSYTRSASASFTITDARYVGGRVGADLRLLHNLYGKPGLDNIENYAEEVAVLLDRGFLDTVDYGFRDTATNAWKLRLRYKATVGGQLTDSRPGSFPDPVDLTGYGFHSHLTYNSAFWLLTSSDQAGVKQSLPISRTTSTAPSALTGTTTTGHGYARNGAGVSRDVYVAY from the coding sequence ATGACCGGCTCGTACACGAGATCCGCCTCCGCTTCGTTCACGATCACCGACGCCCGGTATGTCGGAGGCAGAGTCGGCGCCGATCTGCGTCTCCTACACAACCTCTACGGCAAACCCGGCCTCGACAACATCGAGAACTACGCTGAGGAGGTTGCGGTCCTCCTGGACCGCGGATTCCTCGACACCGTCGACTACGGCTTCCGCGACACAGCGACCAACGCTTGGAAGCTCCGCCTGCGATACAAGGCCACGGTCGGCGGCCAGCTCACGGACTCACGGCCAGGCAGTTTTCCGGACCCGGTCGACCTCACCGGCTACGGCTTCCACAGTCACCTGACCTACAACTCTGCCTTCTGGCTCCTGACCAGCAGCGACCAGGCCGGGGTTAAGCAGAGCCTCCCGATCTCCCGGACGACCAGTACCGCCCCGAGTGCTCTCACGGGTACCACCACTACAGGGCACGGCTACGCCCGCAACGGCGCTGGCGTGTCCCGCGACGTCTATGTCGCCTACTAG
- a CDS encoding AAA family ATPase has product MTSQDDLFHPVIELPEPTRRARYDRLVGLDDTKLRLRKEAALLADPHRLQAWAAAYHGGDVAALTLFADRAPLFIFGGDVGSGKSALAESFGCDLADFLELPVYLYRLKLATRGSGLVGEMTSLIGDAFTHMHMMGKRVSDPRGVRAVQILVVDEADALVQSREAQQMHHEDRAGVDAFLAGIDGLAGARLPVVVVLCTNRLVALDPAIMRRAAATFTFSRPNDEQRYEVLSQALDGLGIRPETVRKVVELTGPNGDQPGYTFSDLTQRLVPAAVFRAFPDRPVTDEDLLALAEELEPTPVFTERR; this is encoded by the coding sequence GTGACCAGCCAAGACGACCTGTTCCACCCCGTCATCGAACTGCCCGAGCCCACACGCCGCGCGCGCTACGACCGCCTGGTCGGCCTCGATGACACAAAACTCCGCCTGCGCAAAGAAGCCGCGCTCCTCGCGGACCCCCACCGGCTCCAGGCTTGGGCCGCCGCATATCACGGTGGCGATGTCGCTGCTCTCACCCTCTTCGCGGACCGGGCGCCGTTGTTCATCTTCGGCGGTGACGTCGGCTCCGGTAAATCGGCCCTGGCCGAGTCCTTCGGCTGCGACCTCGCCGACTTTCTCGAACTGCCCGTATACCTGTACAGGCTCAAGCTCGCCACTCGTGGCAGCGGCCTGGTAGGTGAGATGACCTCACTCATCGGCGACGCCTTCACCCACATGCACATGATGGGCAAGCGCGTCTCGGACCCTCGCGGTGTGCGCGCCGTGCAAATCCTCGTCGTCGACGAGGCCGATGCCCTGGTGCAGTCCCGCGAGGCCCAGCAGATGCACCACGAGGACCGCGCCGGCGTTGACGCGTTCCTGGCTGGCATCGACGGCCTTGCCGGTGCCCGACTTCCGGTCGTTGTGGTGCTGTGCACCAACCGGCTCGTCGCCCTCGACCCCGCCATCATGCGGCGCGCAGCGGCCACCTTCACCTTCAGTCGCCCCAACGATGAGCAACGTTACGAGGTCCTCAGCCAGGCACTCGACGGGCTCGGCATCCGGCCGGAAACCGTCCGCAAGGTCGTGGAACTCACCGGCCCCAACGGCGACCAGCCCGGCTACACGTTCTCCGACCTGACCCAGCGCCTGGTCCCGGCCGCCGTCTTCCGCGCTTTCCCCGACCGGCCGGTCACCGATGAAGACCTCCTCGCCCTCGCCGAGGAACTGGAGCCGACCCCTGTCTTCACCGAGAGACGCTGA
- a CDS encoding SAVED domain-containing protein, whose protein sequence is MTHLPAAGPTSVRTTGDYYQWLVAWEACLSLLRETAARSHNPVRAVGVELEGVGNLDDVVLLRDAPPNTYKQVKYAVDSATPVNEDYLTKPSVNGGPSILTKIARTWKMLTADSGSADLRLVTNRAADPEDVLMAGRDARTGLLIPKAAMGGARSNRGKARARWAQEAGLTEAELIDLLSVLRFDLPLDMVWYQENLRLLMAVTGLRHDQRALEEGATWVAKVVREGRREFTLTMVEAAVAKLDLKAGPARAVLSIATLKPDPLASDADHAIDWVDRFEGDSDYAKRRPLPPNTWAQLQADIEAAPGALPAGTTAVSVTGSIRLAPAFLVGTTFRMVTGADLAVVQRGRTGSQLWSTSDPFDTALTPGVWEYEIGQGDEVAIAIAVAADPTEDVLEYLREQNVPVSKLIVLTPSSGTANDGSVPDSTAANALAVGIRDHLRRSTRRVRRMHLFLACPMGLAVLLGNRWNRLCRTVVYEDIKFESGYESAFTVDA, encoded by the coding sequence ATGACCCATCTGCCCGCGGCTGGCCCTACCAGCGTTCGCACCACCGGCGACTACTACCAGTGGCTCGTCGCATGGGAGGCCTGCCTGAGCCTCCTTCGGGAGACCGCCGCCCGCTCGCACAACCCCGTCCGCGCAGTCGGTGTCGAACTCGAGGGCGTGGGCAACCTCGACGACGTTGTCCTGCTGCGTGACGCACCTCCAAACACCTACAAGCAGGTCAAGTACGCGGTTGACAGTGCTACACCGGTCAACGAGGACTATCTGACCAAGCCCAGCGTCAACGGTGGTCCGTCGATCCTCACGAAGATCGCCAGGACTTGGAAGATGCTGACGGCGGACAGCGGCAGCGCCGACCTGCGCCTGGTCACCAACCGGGCGGCCGACCCCGAGGACGTCCTAATGGCGGGCCGCGACGCCCGCACCGGCCTCCTTATACCCAAGGCGGCCATGGGCGGGGCCAGGTCCAATCGAGGCAAGGCCCGCGCCCGGTGGGCACAGGAAGCAGGGCTGACCGAGGCCGAGCTCATAGATCTCCTGTCCGTGCTGCGATTTGACCTGCCTCTGGACATGGTCTGGTATCAGGAAAACCTTCGACTCCTAATGGCCGTTACCGGGCTTCGCCACGACCAGCGGGCGCTTGAGGAGGGAGCTACCTGGGTCGCCAAAGTGGTTCGCGAAGGTCGACGTGAATTCACGTTGACAATGGTTGAGGCGGCAGTCGCCAAGTTGGACCTGAAGGCTGGCCCCGCCCGGGCCGTACTGTCAATCGCCACTCTCAAGCCGGACCCGCTGGCTTCGGACGCTGACCATGCCATCGACTGGGTCGACCGCTTCGAGGGTGACTCCGACTATGCCAAACGTCGTCCCTTGCCGCCGAACACTTGGGCGCAGCTACAAGCAGACATTGAGGCCGCGCCGGGAGCCCTGCCCGCCGGGACTACCGCCGTCTCCGTTACGGGCAGTATCCGTCTCGCGCCGGCCTTCCTAGTCGGCACCACATTCCGCATGGTCACCGGTGCCGACCTCGCGGTGGTCCAGCGCGGAAGGACCGGTAGCCAACTCTGGTCCACCTCCGACCCATTCGACACTGCCTTGACCCCGGGAGTCTGGGAGTACGAGATCGGCCAAGGCGACGAGGTCGCCATCGCCATCGCCGTTGCGGCAGACCCCACTGAGGACGTCCTGGAATACCTGCGTGAGCAGAATGTCCCCGTCAGCAAGCTCATCGTCCTCACCCCGTCGAGCGGCACAGCGAACGACGGCTCCGTCCCCGACAGCACCGCTGCAAATGCCCTGGCCGTTGGCATCCGCGACCACCTCCGCCGTTCCACCCGGCGGGTTCGGCGAATGCACCTTTTCCTCGCCTGCCCCATGGGACTTGCTGTTCTGCTGGGCAACCGCTGGAACCGGCTATGTCGAACCGTCGTGTATGAGGACATCAAATTTGAGAGCGGGTATGAATCGGCATTCACTGTGGACGCATAA
- a CDS encoding GmrSD restriction endonuclease domain-containing protein, whose amino-acid sequence MRAHEIAYFKLIEGDKQFQVPLYQRTYSWRKPEWTQLWDDILEQAETLGDGDRRTPHFIGSVVLAPGLMSAGDTQRWLVVDGQQRLTTLMLACCALRDRFRNLSPRDGERIHKQYLVNEYREELDFYRLLPTQADRAAFIACVDSDPTAGGNDGIGAAYRFFRDALIACAPDGDVETLKRLEVVLRAGLSVVEITAEAGDNVYRIFESLNNTGVRLGQTDLLRNYVFMLLPGGGERVYTKIWLPMQTELGAANLELLAWLDLVIRGDDRVKQSEVYRAQQRRLDEVVRSGGEQALEAEIAELRRRGSLLMRIVEPTREQDPVLRAVLERLQEWGGQISYPLALHMLDLLDRGAATTDQVSRALGYVESFLVRRMICHITTSNLNRILNSAPRELETDRPLDEAVRRYLSGPRRNWPSDEQLRQAILDAPFYWQGRANQRRFVLKRLEQSYQAREPVDFAAADLTIEHVMPQTATPEWLALLAEEITDENDPKELHSALLHTLGNLTLTAHNPALSNHPFERKQQILDDSALRMNREIADAPRWGKAEIRARGMALTDRAIRLWPPPLPGGADLEDERRSWVLLRRLLAEIPTGSWTTFSDLATVIGVPASRIGGYLGSRPGLENAHRVLTSEGTPSPSSRSRDDAPADPRDLLAVEGVPFSDTGVADPTRRLGPAALAASIGLDIADEERPAAHRFRSQLAEQGLELTALVDKILDHWQARGGSLHYGSSTEVSCRLQIPLPGSGKGWIWPLLIYPQTGVIEMAFRQLSTRPPFDALELRTELRDRIARIQGLHLPATDALASPNYPLALLADGGTDHLLEAMNWFIDRLKPLPETTASATPLATPDNTLIAEFETTMRSVYTRAKTEAGYNANQFLRMLTDYGGLATAKRLLANPRISEGFAALYERQRLDLTVEAHVLDPKFASLFTEAELQTARDWLTQFGYRP is encoded by the coding sequence ATGCGGGCCCACGAGATTGCCTACTTCAAACTCATCGAGGGCGACAAGCAGTTTCAGGTGCCGCTCTACCAGCGGACCTACAGTTGGCGGAAGCCCGAGTGGACGCAATTGTGGGATGACATCCTGGAGCAGGCCGAAACACTGGGCGACGGGGATCGACGCACGCCGCACTTCATCGGGTCGGTGGTGCTGGCGCCGGGACTGATGTCTGCCGGCGATACCCAGCGCTGGCTGGTGGTAGACGGGCAGCAGCGGCTGACCACGCTGATGCTTGCCTGCTGCGCACTGCGGGACCGGTTCCGCAACTTGAGCCCGCGCGATGGTGAGCGCATCCACAAGCAGTACCTGGTCAACGAGTACCGCGAAGAGTTGGACTTCTACCGGTTGCTGCCCACCCAGGCGGATCGTGCAGCGTTCATCGCGTGCGTCGATTCCGACCCCACCGCCGGGGGAAATGACGGCATCGGGGCGGCGTACCGCTTCTTCCGGGACGCCTTGATCGCCTGCGCTCCGGACGGTGACGTGGAGACGCTAAAGCGGCTCGAAGTGGTGCTGCGGGCAGGGCTGTCCGTTGTCGAGATCACCGCCGAGGCCGGCGACAACGTCTATCGGATCTTCGAGTCTCTCAACAACACCGGTGTGCGGCTCGGGCAGACCGACCTATTGCGCAACTACGTCTTCATGCTCCTGCCCGGCGGCGGCGAACGCGTCTACACCAAGATCTGGCTGCCAATGCAGACCGAACTGGGCGCGGCCAACCTCGAGCTGCTGGCCTGGCTGGACCTGGTGATCCGGGGCGATGACCGCGTCAAGCAGAGCGAGGTCTACCGGGCGCAGCAGCGTCGTCTCGACGAGGTCGTGCGTAGCGGCGGAGAGCAGGCGCTGGAGGCCGAGATCGCGGAATTGCGGCGCCGAGGTTCGCTACTCATGCGCATCGTCGAGCCCACCCGCGAGCAGGATCCGGTTCTGCGGGCGGTACTGGAGCGCCTTCAGGAATGGGGCGGCCAGATCAGCTACCCCCTAGCCCTGCACATGCTCGACCTACTCGACCGCGGTGCTGCGACTACCGACCAGGTCAGCCGGGCGTTGGGCTACGTCGAGAGCTTTCTGGTGCGCCGGATGATCTGCCACATCACCACCAGCAACCTCAACCGTATCCTCAATAGCGCGCCGCGGGAGTTGGAGACCGACCGGCCTCTGGATGAGGCGGTTCGCCGGTACCTGTCGGGGCCACGCCGCAACTGGCCATCAGACGAGCAGCTTCGCCAGGCGATCCTGGACGCGCCCTTCTACTGGCAGGGCCGAGCCAATCAGCGGCGCTTCGTCCTCAAACGGCTTGAGCAGAGCTACCAGGCCCGGGAGCCGGTGGACTTTGCGGCAGCCGACCTGACCATCGAGCACGTAATGCCGCAGACGGCCACCCCCGAATGGCTGGCGCTGCTGGCCGAGGAGATTACCGACGAGAACGACCCGAAGGAACTGCACTCCGCACTGCTGCACACCCTGGGCAACCTCACCCTCACCGCCCACAACCCCGCACTGTCCAACCATCCCTTCGAACGCAAGCAGCAGATCCTGGACGACAGCGCGCTGCGGATGAATCGTGAGATCGCCGACGCACCCCGATGGGGCAAGGCCGAGATCCGGGCCCGCGGGATGGCTCTAACAGACCGCGCGATCAGGCTGTGGCCACCGCCGCTGCCAGGTGGCGCCGATCTGGAAGACGAGCGCCGCAGTTGGGTGCTACTACGCCGCCTGCTAGCCGAAATCCCCACCGGCTCGTGGACCACCTTCAGCGACCTGGCCACAGTCATCGGCGTCCCGGCGTCCCGGATCGGCGGCTATCTAGGCAGCCGCCCGGGCCTGGAGAACGCCCACCGGGTCCTCACCTCCGAAGGAACCCCCTCACCCTCATCACGATCACGCGACGACGCCCCCGCAGATCCACGCGACCTGCTCGCCGTAGAAGGCGTCCCGTTCAGCGACACAGGTGTCGCGGACCCCACACGGCGGCTCGGCCCCGCCGCACTGGCCGCGTCCATCGGGCTGGACATCGCCGACGAGGAACGCCCGGCCGCACACCGATTCCGCTCCCAACTGGCCGAGCAGGGCCTCGAACTCACCGCGCTGGTCGACAAGATCCTCGACCACTGGCAGGCACGCGGGGGAAGCCTGCACTACGGCTCCTCTACCGAAGTCAGTTGCCGCCTGCAGATCCCCCTGCCAGGCAGCGGCAAGGGCTGGATCTGGCCACTGCTGATCTACCCCCAGACCGGCGTCATCGAAATGGCCTTCAGGCAACTCAGCACCCGGCCCCCCTTCGACGCCCTCGAACTCCGCACTGAGCTGCGTGACCGCATCGCGCGGATCCAAGGGCTGCACCTGCCGGCCACCGATGCATTGGCCAGCCCGAACTACCCTCTGGCCCTGCTCGCCGACGGAGGCACCGATCACCTGCTCGAAGCCATGAACTGGTTCATCGACCGCCTCAAGCCCCTGCCGGAAACGACGGCCTCCGCAACGCCACTCGCGACGCCCGACAACACGCTGATAGCCGAGTTCGAAACAACCATGCGCAGCGTCTACACCAGGGCCAAGACCGAGGCCGGGTACAACGCCAACCAGTTCCTGCGGATGCTCACCGACTACGGCGGCCTGGCGACCGCCAAACGCCTGCTCGCCAACCCCCGCATCTCCGAGGGCTTCGCCGCCCTATACGAACGCCAACGCCTGGACCTCACCGTGGAAGCCCACGTCTTGGATCCGAAATTCGCTTCGCTCTTCACCGAAGCAGAGCTCCAGACAGCCCGCGACTGGCTCACGCAGTTCGGATACCGCCCGTGA